In Risungbinella massiliensis, a single window of DNA contains:
- a CDS encoding M42 family metallopeptidase translates to MLHTKVKHSFQTMLKDLTETAGAPGHERSVREVMERYVQPWADEVTGDRLGSLVAKKGSQGPRIMIAGHLDEIGLMVTRIDDKGFLRFQPLGGWWSQVLPAQRVELFTRKGKLLGVIGSKPPHMMSAEEARKGVSLEDLFIDLGVESKEEAEELGVRPGDFAIPYSPFTEMANSNRWLAKAMDNRMGCAVAAEVLYRLRQDNVDHPNQVFAVGTVMEEVGCRGAKTAAAAVNPDIAFAIDVGIATDSPGISSTHSESKLGGGPIMVLYDARHIPNQGLVHLAEEVAEELGIKIQYEFIQRGATDAANIHLNEIGVPAVSMGVPSRYIHSHASIIDKRDCEQLVDLLVEMVKRLDADKVKELQLGY, encoded by the coding sequence ATGCTACATACAAAGGTGAAACACTCTTTTCAGACTATGTTGAAGGATTTGACAGAGACAGCTGGAGCTCCTGGGCATGAACGCTCGGTTCGAGAAGTGATGGAACGTTATGTACAACCATGGGCAGATGAAGTTACAGGAGATCGTTTAGGTAGTTTGGTGGCGAAAAAAGGAAGCCAAGGGCCTCGGATCATGATTGCGGGACATCTAGATGAGATAGGTCTTATGGTGACACGAATCGATGATAAAGGATTCTTGCGGTTCCAACCTCTTGGTGGATGGTGGAGTCAAGTTCTTCCAGCACAGCGAGTGGAGCTTTTTACTCGTAAAGGGAAGTTACTTGGGGTAATCGGATCAAAGCCACCTCATATGATGAGTGCAGAGGAAGCAAGAAAAGGGGTGTCACTAGAGGATCTATTCATCGACTTAGGGGTGGAATCAAAAGAAGAGGCAGAAGAACTAGGGGTACGTCCAGGAGACTTTGCCATCCCTTATTCTCCGTTCACCGAGATGGCAAATAGTAATCGTTGGTTGGCTAAAGCGATGGATAATCGTATGGGATGTGCAGTAGCAGCAGAAGTTTTGTATCGTCTGCGTCAAGATAATGTAGATCATCCCAACCAAGTTTTTGCGGTAGGTACTGTTATGGAGGAAGTTGGGTGCCGTGGAGCCAAAACAGCAGCTGCAGCAGTTAACCCTGACATTGCTTTTGCCATCGATGTAGGTATTGCGACCGATTCTCCCGGAATCTCGAGCACTCATTCTGAGAGTAAGTTAGGCGGAGGACCGATTATGGTGCTGTATGATGCACGCCATATTCCAAATCAAGGATTAGTACACTTAGCAGAAGAAGTAGCAGAGGAACTAGGTATCAAGATCCAATATGAATTCATTCAACGGGGTGCTACTGACGCTGCCAATATCCATCTGAATGAAATCGGGGTACCAGCTGTTTCAATGGGAGTCCCATCGCGATATATTCATAGCCATGCTTCTATTATTGATAAGCGTGACTGTGAACAATTGGTAGATTTACTCGTAGAGATGGTAAAACGCTTGGATGCAGATAAAGTAAAAGAACTACAATTAGGCTATTGA
- a CDS encoding disulfide oxidoreductase: MLQLLKKYSLYFAWIVSITATGGSLYLSEVLLFNPCYLCWWQRIFMYPFVILLGIATFRQDHTIRIYALPLSIIGGSISLYHYLLQKVTFFQDSHESCGVVSCIVDPLNTYYWIPEAITVPLLAFIAFILITFFLWIGKEKGEDIK, translated from the coding sequence ATGTTACAGTTACTGAAAAAATATAGTCTCTACTTCGCCTGGATTGTTTCGATTACTGCTACAGGTGGAAGTCTCTATCTAAGTGAAGTTTTGCTTTTTAATCCATGTTATTTATGTTGGTGGCAGCGGATTTTTATGTATCCATTTGTGATTCTCTTGGGAATCGCTACATTTCGCCAAGATCATACAATTAGGATTTATGCTTTACCCCTGAGTATCATAGGGGGGAGTATTTCTCTCTACCACTATTTGCTACAGAAAGTGACTTTTTTCCAAGATTCGCACGAATCTTGTGGTGTAGTATCTTGTATTGTAGATCCGCTTAATACCTATTATTGGATTCCAGAAGCAATTACGGTTCCTTTACTAGCATTTATCGCCTTTATTTTGATCACCTTCTTTTTATGGATTGGAAAAGAAAAAGGAGAAGACATAAAATAG
- a CDS encoding DsbA family protein has protein sequence MANQHKKKRDMSGLVMITILILVVAIGAFGIIQQVMPKEVVDPFKDYYATQPTTGNINAKVKVVEFGDYKCPYCKTFTEQIYPQIKKDYIDTGKISFTFGNYAFIGPDSVTAAEAGLSIYKQNPDAFWKYHDLVYQNQGDERTQWATASFLLDLVRKNIPEVDANKVEQDLNNKTYQTEVSTSNVKAEQGGVQGTPAVFINGVQVDNPLDYSSVKAAIEEALKESAK, from the coding sequence TTGGCAAATCAACATAAGAAAAAACGAGATATGTCTGGACTAGTTATGATCACCATACTGATTCTCGTTGTAGCAATAGGCGCATTTGGTATTATTCAGCAAGTAATGCCCAAAGAGGTAGTAGATCCATTTAAAGATTACTACGCTACCCAACCTACTACAGGAAATATAAATGCAAAGGTGAAAGTGGTGGAGTTTGGGGATTATAAATGCCCTTATTGCAAAACGTTTACGGAGCAAATTTATCCTCAAATTAAGAAAGATTATATCGATACAGGAAAGATTAGCTTTACATTCGGAAATTACGCTTTTATTGGTCCGGATTCTGTAACAGCGGCAGAGGCGGGACTTTCTATTTACAAACAAAACCCTGATGCATTCTGGAAATATCATGACTTGGTATATCAAAATCAAGGAGACGAAAGAACCCAGTGGGCTACGGCTTCTTTCTTGCTCGATCTAGTACGTAAGAATATTCCAGAGGTAGATGCGAATAAGGTAGAACAAGATTTAAACAACAAAACGTATCAAACCGAAGTATCCACATCGAACGTAAAAGCGGAACAAGGTGGGGTACAAGGAACACCTGCTGTATTTATCAATGGGGTACAGGTAGACAATCCACTTGATTATAGTTCCGTAAAAGCAGCAATTGAAGAAGCTCTCAAGGAAAGTGCTAAGTAG
- a CDS encoding class I adenylate-forming enzyme family protein: protein MSPISSTLGGMLRSSALHYGNMEALVSPSLRITYKEYEKITNQLAHFLIDKGIQKGDRVGMMLGINPAYPIALMAVAKTGAIAVVMNYMWSQDLAEWAVDHTDCKYLFYEDQFAPKVKPKLMQSGIPSTQMVEQHTLTKHFWKEIENYPVTPPKISITGNEPVAITFTSGTTGRPKGVLANHNAFFSSGINTTATLETKPGDRFLLAMPLFHISGTIVIAYQPFMKYTLVFLPQLEPMKLLDIMENEKVNLTFMPPTLLSVMLTLIDQSDHLLANFERFVSGGTKVPIPVIKGFEELGFKVVEVYGSTESTGIVASWKPDFGYDTCHTVGKPYLFPEVVVLDRETREILPNGEIGELAIRGPQLFMGYWKNEKATKESFHQDYFLTGDAARMDDEGFIEIIDRYKDVIFFSGFGGVYPSEIEKILLEIPGIVEASVVGAYHPRWGEFPCAFVYLEEQVNLTKEDILAQVHSQVDRYKLAEVIILSHQLPRNATGKLDKNRMKEIYQEMVMESSS from the coding sequence TTGTCTCCAATTTCTAGTACTCTGGGCGGAATGCTGAGAAGTAGCGCATTACACTATGGCAATATGGAGGCTCTTGTTTCGCCAAGTCTAAGGATTACTTACAAAGAATATGAAAAAATAACAAATCAGCTTGCTCATTTTCTAATAGATAAAGGAATTCAAAAAGGAGACCGCGTAGGGATGATGTTAGGGATCAACCCAGCCTATCCAATTGCACTTATGGCGGTAGCGAAAACAGGAGCAATCGCAGTAGTAATGAACTACATGTGGAGTCAAGATTTAGCCGAATGGGCAGTAGATCATACTGATTGTAAATATCTCTTTTACGAAGATCAATTTGCGCCAAAAGTAAAACCTAAATTGATGCAGAGTGGTATCCCATCTACTCAGATGGTAGAACAACATACACTTACCAAACATTTTTGGAAGGAGATTGAAAATTATCCAGTAACCCCTCCCAAGATTTCGATTACTGGGAATGAGCCAGTTGCCATTACCTTTACCTCTGGTACAACTGGACGACCAAAAGGAGTCTTGGCAAACCATAATGCCTTTTTCTCTAGCGGAATCAATACAACTGCGACCTTAGAAACCAAACCGGGGGATCGATTCCTTCTTGCTATGCCATTATTCCATATCTCTGGGACGATCGTTATTGCTTATCAACCGTTTATGAAATACACATTAGTATTTCTTCCTCAGCTAGAACCGATGAAACTGCTCGATATTATGGAGAACGAAAAAGTAAATTTGACGTTTATGCCACCTACTTTATTAAGCGTCATGTTAACTTTAATCGACCAAAGTGATCACCTACTCGCAAATTTTGAACGATTTGTTTCTGGTGGCACAAAAGTCCCCATCCCAGTAATCAAAGGATTTGAAGAATTAGGCTTTAAAGTAGTAGAAGTATATGGAAGCACAGAAAGTACAGGTATTGTCGCATCTTGGAAGCCGGATTTTGGTTACGATACTTGTCATACAGTAGGAAAACCATACTTATTCCCTGAAGTGGTCGTATTAGATCGTGAGACTAGAGAAATTCTCCCCAATGGAGAAATAGGAGAATTGGCAATTCGTGGACCACAGCTTTTTATGGGATACTGGAAAAATGAAAAAGCGACCAAAGAGTCTTTCCATCAGGATTATTTTTTAACTGGGGATGCAGCTCGAATGGATGATGAAGGTTTTATTGAAATCATTGATCGGTACAAAGATGTCATATTCTTTTCAGGATTTGGCGGTGTCTATCCAAGCGAGATTGAAAAGATACTTTTAGAGATCCCTGGTATAGTGGAAGCTAGCGTCGTAGGTGCTTATCATCCACGATGGGGTGAATTTCCTTGTGCTTTCGTTTATCTCGAAGAGCAAGTAAACCTGACAAAAGAAGATATTCTCGCACAGGTACATTCACAAGTCGATCGATATAAGTTGGCGGAAGTAATCATCTTAAGTCACCAACTCCCTCGCAATGCTACTGGTAAATTAGATAAAAACCGAATGAAAGAAATATATCAAGAAATGGTGATGGAATCTTCTTCCTAA